A section of the Puniceicoccus vermicola genome encodes:
- a CDS encoding ROK family protein codes for MLIVEPKFKPELDTKFLPASLWNREFRRLVDECVGKRMVTLQVTRPDQTSYERTEMILPDEEKFRELNWRFCERLVKSLLWIWGGSRIRIAGAPEIMERLKACYSPGGERAFDAEFMGMSVFREPFEVSSNLLVSGNDQESPSSVSRVRGGCRIGFDLGGSDRKCAALIDGEVVFSEEVAWDPYFQTDPNYHLEGIADSLERAARHLPRVDAIGGSAAGVYIDNEPRLGSLFRGVAKKDFEAKVRPVFHELQKKWGGIPFVVANDGDVTALAGAISLGRNRVLGLSFGTSEAAGYVDRSGRITGWLNELAFVPVDYRKIAPTDEWSGDRGCGVQYLSQQGVGRLLPETGIPVKEGTSLPDRLVRVQECMEKGDDRAAAVYRTLGVYLGYSVAHYADFYDIEKLIMVGRVTSGEGGQVMQAHAEKVLETEFPQLARKISISMPDEKMKRHGQAVAAASLPVVEGVLL; via the coding sequence ATGTTGATAGTAGAGCCAAAGTTTAAGCCCGAGTTGGATACGAAGTTCTTGCCGGCTTCATTGTGGAACCGGGAGTTTCGTCGGTTGGTCGACGAATGTGTCGGGAAGCGAATGGTTACCCTGCAGGTTACGCGCCCAGACCAGACCTCGTATGAACGGACGGAAATGATTCTGCCGGACGAGGAAAAGTTTCGGGAATTGAACTGGCGCTTCTGCGAGCGACTCGTGAAGTCCTTGTTGTGGATCTGGGGCGGAAGCCGGATTCGCATTGCGGGCGCTCCAGAAATTATGGAGCGTTTGAAGGCGTGTTACTCTCCCGGAGGAGAGAGAGCTTTTGATGCAGAGTTCATGGGGATGTCGGTATTTCGGGAGCCCTTTGAGGTGTCTTCCAATCTCTTGGTCTCGGGGAACGATCAGGAATCTCCCTCTTCAGTGAGTCGGGTCCGTGGAGGTTGTCGGATCGGATTCGATCTCGGTGGAAGTGACCGCAAATGTGCGGCCCTGATTGATGGCGAGGTGGTTTTCTCTGAGGAGGTAGCGTGGGATCCGTATTTTCAGACAGATCCGAATTATCATTTGGAGGGGATCGCCGATAGTCTTGAGCGGGCGGCCCGCCATTTGCCCCGGGTGGATGCGATTGGCGGAAGCGCGGCGGGAGTCTATATCGATAATGAGCCTCGCCTTGGCTCGTTGTTTCGGGGTGTTGCGAAAAAGGACTTTGAGGCGAAGGTTCGTCCTGTCTTTCATGAGCTCCAGAAAAAGTGGGGCGGGATCCCTTTCGTGGTTGCGAACGATGGCGATGTGACGGCTCTGGCCGGCGCCATCTCTCTCGGGCGAAATCGGGTTTTGGGTCTTTCGTTTGGCACCAGTGAAGCAGCGGGTTATGTGGATCGTTCTGGAAGAATCACCGGATGGTTGAACGAGCTTGCATTTGTTCCGGTCGATTATCGCAAGATCGCCCCGACCGATGAGTGGAGTGGCGATCGAGGGTGCGGGGTGCAGTATCTTTCGCAGCAGGGAGTCGGACGACTTCTGCCCGAAACCGGAATTCCGGTGAAGGAAGGAACTTCTCTGCCGGATCGTTTAGTCCGTGTCCAGGAATGCATGGAAAAAGGGGACGATCGGGCGGCTGCAGTCTATCGCACGCTCGGGGTCTATCTTGGGTATTCGGTTGCTCATTACGCTGATTTCTATGATATCGAGAAATTGATCATGGTGGGGCGAGTGACCTCCGGTGAGGGTGGTCAAGTTATGCAGGCGCATGCGGAGAAGGTTCTCGAGACCGAGTTTCCTCAATTAGCGCGCAAGATTTCCATCTCGATGCCGGATGAGAAAATGAAACGACACGGGCAGGCCGTCGCCGCGGCTAGCCTTCCCGTAGTTGAAGGCGTTTTATTGTAG
- a CDS encoding DUF4034 domain-containing protein encodes MTILLLCACRDDRSDFENHPGRDPDRALESSHGNRGGPVEHIDANERREAALLEQRLGPVQREIRLYRADIRSAFEEENFEFLEEQAQEARESRSVFGDGSFQISQFYEGLADRFGRSDDQLILDSERLDRWLEEMPYSDTAKIAYGRLLTDWAWYVRGSGFSRTVSNRQWKQFYQLLAAARSRVGPLVNEDLEDPYAGMVMLRVALGQGWSPSEYAELMALLEEKFPDYWGFYVQRAYSLLPRWNGEEGDWEAYALEIANSRGEFGKEAYVRILFNLVGFYGNIFRDSGAQWPPAQEGLHDLLEDYPESLELLSSSARLATLGRDRKLAEQLFEKLGDSYTEESWLNPEQFVHFRTWARTGQW; translated from the coding sequence ATGACCATCCTTCTGCTCTGTGCCTGCAGGGACGATCGCTCTGATTTCGAGAATCATCCGGGCCGCGATCCGGATCGGGCCTTGGAGTCCTCGCATGGAAATCGAGGCGGTCCGGTCGAGCATATTGATGCGAATGAGCGAAGGGAGGCTGCTTTGCTGGAGCAGCGGCTGGGGCCTGTTCAGCGCGAGATTCGGCTCTACCGGGCCGATATCCGATCGGCTTTCGAGGAAGAGAATTTTGAGTTTTTGGAAGAACAAGCCCAAGAGGCCCGCGAGAGTAGGTCCGTTTTCGGAGATGGTTCCTTCCAAATTTCCCAGTTCTATGAAGGGCTGGCGGATCGCTTCGGGAGGAGCGATGATCAGTTGATTCTCGATAGCGAACGGTTGGATCGATGGCTGGAAGAAATGCCGTATTCGGATACGGCAAAGATTGCCTACGGGCGACTTTTGACGGACTGGGCGTGGTATGTCCGAGGCTCGGGATTTTCGAGGACGGTGAGCAATCGCCAATGGAAGCAATTTTATCAGCTACTGGCGGCTGCCCGCAGTCGGGTGGGCCCGCTGGTCAATGAAGATTTGGAGGATCCTTACGCAGGTATGGTCATGCTCCGGGTTGCTCTCGGGCAAGGTTGGTCTCCCTCCGAATATGCTGAGCTTATGGCGCTACTCGAAGAAAAGTTTCCAGATTATTGGGGTTTTTATGTGCAACGCGCCTATTCTCTCCTGCCGCGTTGGAATGGCGAGGAGGGAGATTGGGAGGCCTACGCTTTAGAGATTGCGAATTCCCGCGGCGAGTTTGGGAAAGAAGCCTACGTGCGGATCCTTTTCAACCTGGTGGGATTTTATGGAAATATCTTTCGGGACTCCGGGGCGCAGTGGCCTCCGGCGCAGGAGGGTCTCCATGATCTGCTGGAGGATTATCCGGAATCTCTCGAACTCCTCTCTTCGTCGGCCCGACTGGCAACCTTGGGCCGTGATCGCAAATTGGCGGAACAACTCTTCGAGAAGCTGGGTGACTCCTATACGGAGGAGAGTTGGTTGAATCCCGAGCAGTTCGTGCATTTCCGCACTTGGGCTCGAACGGGACAGTGGTAG
- a CDS encoding aldo/keto reductase has protein sequence MERRKFLQSILAGTGLIALRPRSLFASEAYQNLITRLIPSSGGKLPVIGMGTWITFNVGPIPSLIQTRIEILKEFFAHGGAMIDSSPMYGSAEKVVGQCLENLGTPKNLFSATKVWTSSTDDGLKQVRDSMRLWGEPRLDLEQVHNLVNWQGHLKTLRRLKDEGTIRYVGITTSHGRRHNEIETIMKNEPLDFIQLTYNIQRREAEERLLPLAQERGIAVIANRPFGGGALINQVQRQGNLPPWAKEVGVRNWAEFLLKFIVSHPAITCAIPATSKVSHMRENMGACYGPLPDPSQRERMARYVADL, from the coding sequence ATGGAAAGACGTAAATTCCTGCAATCCATTCTGGCAGGAACCGGACTCATCGCCCTACGCCCTCGTTCGCTCTTTGCTTCCGAAGCGTATCAAAATTTGATCACCCGCCTCATCCCTAGTAGCGGGGGCAAGCTGCCTGTCATCGGGATGGGAACCTGGATCACCTTCAACGTCGGCCCGATCCCTTCGCTCATCCAGACACGAATAGAGATCTTGAAAGAGTTTTTCGCCCACGGAGGTGCCATGATCGACTCCTCTCCCATGTACGGCTCGGCCGAAAAAGTGGTGGGTCAATGCCTCGAAAATCTCGGCACCCCCAAGAACCTGTTTTCAGCGACGAAAGTCTGGACCTCTTCGACCGATGATGGGTTGAAACAAGTGCGTGACTCGATGCGGCTATGGGGAGAGCCACGGCTCGACCTCGAACAAGTCCACAACCTCGTAAACTGGCAAGGTCATCTAAAAACCCTCAGAAGGCTTAAAGATGAAGGCACCATTCGCTATGTGGGAATCACCACTTCTCATGGCCGACGCCACAACGAAATTGAGACGATCATGAAGAATGAACCTCTCGATTTCATTCAACTGACCTACAATATTCAGCGCCGCGAAGCCGAAGAGCGCCTCCTTCCTCTCGCACAAGAGAGGGGGATCGCCGTCATCGCCAACCGACCCTTCGGCGGCGGTGCCCTCATCAATCAGGTTCAGCGCCAAGGAAACCTCCCTCCATGGGCGAAAGAAGTCGGAGTCCGCAACTGGGCGGAGTTTTTACTCAAGTTCATTGTCTCCCACCCCGCGATAACCTGCGCCATTCCCGCCACCTCAAAAGTGTCCCACATGCGAGAAAATATGGGCGCCTGCTACGGGCCTCTCCCGGACCCATCGCAACGCGAGCGGATGGCGCGATACGTCGCAGACCTGTGA
- a CDS encoding carbohydrate porin, with translation MNAKPTCSLILSALLLAASASMGYENYDPYEDEPYSDRLTGDWGGYRSKLVDEGVEVFAYFNAIYAGNVSGGLEKTSDFASDSFFGAEFDLEKLIGWEDTEFVVSGIYRQGDDLTEAIGSQYSVMQLVGGQTIFLYNVTLEKLFRDGDISVKGGRMTATDDFVGSPYYGYSLNNAVNGQIRAVLFDGVMTSYPYAVWGGRVRVNLPQDSKVQVGVFQLSPDMFDPDKHGVDLNIGSDDGVSIFTQYDWTPELAGKPFRFYAGVNQTFGYDIDEFNSDSTTDAFTRFYMGTDYQVYREREESDEGLVLLATFAYTAQQEVAIVPIQSSVGANYKGLLPGRPDDQAVLFFTYGQFSDDYSDQLVAAGGASVDNEMVLETGYRVAITDYIYAQPDVQYIINPGGTGDIDNAVVLGVQFGARF, from the coding sequence ATGAATGCAAAACCTACTTGTTCCCTAATCCTATCCGCTTTGCTTCTCGCGGCCTCGGCCTCGATGGGCTATGAGAATTATGATCCCTACGAAGACGAGCCTTACAGTGACCGATTGACGGGTGACTGGGGAGGCTATCGCTCGAAATTAGTCGATGAAGGCGTGGAGGTCTTCGCTTACTTTAACGCCATTTATGCCGGGAACGTTTCCGGTGGATTGGAGAAAACCAGTGATTTCGCGAGTGACAGCTTTTTCGGCGCGGAGTTCGATCTCGAGAAGTTGATCGGCTGGGAGGATACCGAGTTTGTCGTGTCGGGAATCTACCGACAGGGTGACGATCTTACCGAAGCGATCGGGAGCCAATACAGCGTCATGCAACTGGTCGGCGGTCAGACGATCTTCCTCTACAACGTGACGCTGGAAAAGCTCTTTCGGGACGGGGATATCTCCGTGAAAGGCGGGCGGATGACGGCGACCGATGACTTTGTCGGTTCTCCTTACTATGGCTATTCGCTGAACAATGCGGTGAACGGGCAGATCCGGGCGGTTCTCTTTGACGGGGTCATGACCTCTTATCCTTATGCCGTTTGGGGTGGACGCGTTCGGGTAAATCTTCCCCAGGATAGCAAAGTTCAGGTCGGGGTTTTCCAACTATCTCCGGATATGTTTGATCCCGATAAGCATGGGGTGGATTTGAACATTGGCAGTGACGACGGAGTCTCGATCTTCACTCAGTATGATTGGACGCCGGAGCTCGCCGGGAAACCTTTCCGGTTCTATGCGGGGGTGAACCAAACCTTCGGATATGACATCGACGAGTTCAATTCCGACAGCACGACCGATGCTTTTACCCGGTTCTACATGGGCACGGATTATCAGGTTTATCGGGAGAGGGAAGAGAGTGATGAAGGACTGGTCCTTCTCGCAACCTTCGCCTATACCGCCCAGCAGGAAGTCGCCATTGTGCCAATTCAAAGCAGTGTGGGCGCCAACTACAAAGGTCTGCTTCCCGGACGTCCCGATGACCAAGCGGTTCTGTTCTTCACCTATGGTCAATTCAGTGACGACTATTCGGATCAATTGGTCGCCGCCGGGGGCGCGAGTGTGGACAATGAAATGGTGCTCGAAACCGGATATCGGGTTGCCATCACCGACTACATTTATGCCCAACCAGATGTCCAGTATATCATCAATCCGGGCGGCACCGGCGATATCGATAACGCCGTCGTCCTAGGAGTTCAGTTCGGCGCAAGGTTCTAG
- the cbiB gene encoding adenosylcobinamide-phosphate synthase CbiB, whose product MTAVSATILLVAISLDLIIGDPRYPLHPVRLIGHLIHLLEKILRRLGLDSYIGGGLLLILSTVIPVSTWSSLYFLFSDINWLPELWTIFLVYSCLGMGDLIRHARPIAKALERHDLPLARERVSWIVGRDVSQLYESGIARAAIESVAENFVDAFLAPVFWFGCGAILFAHTGGDPLLGGGLAILVHRVANTLDAMVGYRNERYRKLGCASARCDDLLNFIPARLSIPLISLAALISGNDARKAIRTGCRDRKNHPSPNSAHGESTVAGALDIALGGPTPYPYGTVDKPWLNAEGHPAEATDISKTMRLTTVSAIISGILIAGILWIT is encoded by the coding sequence ATGACCGCGGTGTCCGCTACGATTCTTCTTGTCGCGATTTCTCTCGACCTGATCATTGGCGACCCGCGCTATCCCCTGCATCCGGTGCGGTTGATCGGGCATCTCATTCACCTTCTGGAAAAGATCCTTCGGCGCCTCGGACTCGATTCCTATATTGGAGGAGGTCTGCTACTCATCCTCTCCACGGTGATTCCGGTGTCGACTTGGAGCTCTCTGTATTTCCTATTCTCTGACATCAACTGGCTCCCCGAACTCTGGACGATATTCCTCGTCTACTCTTGTCTCGGGATGGGAGATCTCATTCGCCATGCCCGACCCATCGCAAAAGCACTAGAACGCCACGACCTCCCGCTTGCCCGAGAACGGGTTTCCTGGATCGTCGGCCGGGACGTTTCCCAGCTGTACGAATCCGGAATCGCCCGGGCCGCCATTGAGAGTGTTGCCGAAAACTTCGTCGATGCTTTCTTAGCTCCCGTTTTCTGGTTTGGCTGCGGAGCCATACTCTTCGCTCATACCGGTGGAGATCCTCTACTCGGAGGCGGTCTGGCGATTCTGGTCCACCGGGTTGCGAACACCCTCGACGCCATGGTCGGCTACCGCAATGAACGATACCGGAAGCTGGGATGCGCCTCCGCGCGCTGCGACGATCTCCTGAACTTTATTCCCGCCCGCCTTTCGATTCCGTTGATCAGCCTGGCCGCCCTTATCTCCGGAAATGATGCTCGAAAGGCCATACGGACCGGATGCCGGGACCGCAAAAACCACCCGTCACCGAATTCCGCCCATGGAGAGAGCACCGTCGCCGGGGCCCTCGACATTGCCCTCGGTGGACCAACCCCCTACCCATACGGAACTGTCGACAAACCATGGCTCAACGCCGAAGGCCATCCCGCGGAAGCGACCGACATTTCCAAAACGATGCGACTCACAACCGTGTCGGCAATCATCAGTGGAATCCTAATCGCCGGTATCCTCTGGATCACCTAG
- a CDS encoding DUF6064 family protein, which produces MISELQTYALSDFIPFSREVYESLIAYYNEQIWPLQILFLAVAAVLLISIAVRSKRNFLLPGIFLAFAWWWTGLVYLQQYLLQILPQAQWASALFVIQGTACLIPALGPGNLQITRQNSPRFWTGCGLYALASILPIGILLGNPFNATTLWGWGPTETALGTLGILLITQGSPIRWLLVIIPIVWLVFTAVLHLGLQLHP; this is translated from the coding sequence GTGATTTCCGAGCTCCAGACCTACGCTCTCTCGGATTTCATTCCCTTCTCCCGAGAGGTCTACGAATCGCTAATTGCCTACTACAATGAGCAGATCTGGCCCCTTCAAATTCTGTTTCTCGCGGTAGCGGCCGTCCTTCTCATTTCTATCGCCGTTCGCTCCAAGCGAAACTTCCTCCTCCCCGGAATCTTTCTCGCCTTTGCCTGGTGGTGGACGGGCCTCGTCTACCTCCAACAATATCTGCTTCAGATCCTACCCCAAGCGCAATGGGCCTCGGCCCTCTTTGTCATCCAAGGAACTGCCTGCCTGATCCCCGCCCTCGGCCCCGGCAATCTGCAGATCACCCGCCAGAATTCCCCACGATTCTGGACCGGATGCGGACTTTACGCTCTCGCCAGCATTCTTCCCATCGGGATCCTTCTCGGCAATCCCTTCAATGCGACCACCCTATGGGGATGGGGGCCAACCGAAACCGCCCTTGGAACTTTGGGAATCCTCCTCATCACTCAGGGATCCCCAATCCGGTGGCTTCTCGTCATCATCCCGATCGTCTGGCTCGTCTTCACCGCCGTCCTTCATCTCGGCCTACAACTGCACCCGTGA
- a CDS encoding helix-turn-helix domain-containing protein: MNLDTFPRSIQEPDNLYRGLDAPYRPRTRNLIVFLRNRDKSLQQNNFSNQSHHRHVLMLSIETAGSVIVDSTELSLKPGQGLLVRPFQFHHYINLEKTRLCWLFITFDLGAGGTQLPGLDYRVLNPKPTTLQLWSDIANTWTSPDSARRATALPMLDLLLMQLVQENQIRPISTPTSGKSSWITQVEQLLIQSIHNNGSVEQIAEQLNLSGRRLRTLFQEQTGVSLRRYRANYQVHRAMELMNGSSDNLSQIAERCGFHSLSVFTRFIRRETGLTPRELKRSLTPHSPESHQPKKVEN, encoded by the coding sequence ATGAATTTAGACACCTTTCCACGTTCCATACAGGAACCGGATAACCTCTATCGAGGACTCGACGCCCCCTACCGCCCGCGCACCCGCAACCTCATCGTTTTCCTTCGAAACCGCGACAAGAGTCTCCAACAGAACAACTTTTCCAATCAATCCCACCACCGCCACGTCTTGATGCTATCGATCGAGACCGCCGGATCCGTCATCGTCGACAGCACGGAGTTATCACTCAAACCGGGTCAAGGTCTTCTCGTTCGCCCCTTCCAGTTTCACCATTACATCAACTTGGAGAAAACTCGTCTCTGCTGGCTCTTCATCACCTTCGACCTAGGAGCTGGAGGGACCCAACTGCCCGGGCTCGACTATCGAGTTCTCAATCCCAAGCCCACCACCCTTCAACTCTGGTCCGATATCGCGAACACTTGGACCTCACCCGACTCGGCCAGACGGGCCACGGCTCTCCCCATGCTGGATCTCCTCCTCATGCAGCTGGTCCAAGAGAACCAGATCCGCCCGATCTCCACGCCGACCTCCGGAAAGTCCTCATGGATCACCCAGGTGGAGCAGCTGCTCATCCAATCGATCCACAACAACGGGTCCGTCGAGCAGATTGCCGAACAACTCAACCTCTCCGGACGACGCCTGCGAACTCTTTTCCAAGAACAAACGGGAGTCAGCCTCCGCCGCTACCGCGCCAACTACCAAGTCCACCGCGCCATGGAACTTATGAACGGCTCCTCCGACAACCTCAGCCAGATCGCCGAACGTTGCGGCTTCCATTCCCTCTCCGTTTTCACCCGCTTCATTCGTCGCGAAACCGGACTCACCCCGCGAGAGTTAAAGCGATCGCTCACTCCCCATTCCCCCGAGAGCCACCAGCCCAAAAAGGTGGAAAACTAG
- the cobD gene encoding threonine-phosphate decarboxylase CobD, translating to MKSAEPEAKMPASHAHGGKPGNLFARYGLAERDVVDLSVNLNPLGIPDSIRKAWPQLIESLTPYPSSDGEGIRRFYQERFALSPDRILPGNGSIELMYAATQTLRPRRTLILTPSFHDYEQAVRTSGGEVLPIPRNLEEPVDEFLTGECFQKALTTVDSVFLGSPNNPDGQAVPRETLLHVCRSNPDTLFFVDQAFVQFLDEERYSLLRNDSLLPNLIVFSSLTKFYALAGLRLGAVIAVPSIIQKLQRQRPPWLVNGLAERCAQILLEDRDYESRTHQWLRTACTSFDRKIARIPSVHSYPSQTNFRLLRLTSPDRYDSVLRELLQRGFHVRCCRNFEGLSEGHFRICLDTPERNQKFLHALKSSLQAAPIPS from the coding sequence GTGAAATCTGCTGAGCCAGAAGCAAAAATGCCGGCCTCCCACGCCCACGGGGGAAAGCCCGGAAATCTCTTCGCGCGCTATGGCCTTGCCGAGAGAGATGTCGTGGATCTCAGCGTCAACCTGAACCCTCTCGGGATCCCTGACTCCATTCGAAAGGCTTGGCCTCAACTCATCGAATCCCTAACTCCCTACCCGTCCTCTGACGGGGAAGGAATCCGCCGTTTTTACCAAGAACGCTTCGCGCTCAGCCCGGACAGAATTCTACCCGGAAACGGTTCGATCGAATTGATGTATGCGGCCACACAAACGCTCCGCCCCCGCCGCACCTTGATCCTCACCCCCTCTTTCCACGACTATGAGCAAGCCGTGAGGACGAGCGGCGGAGAGGTGCTTCCCATTCCGCGCAACCTCGAAGAACCCGTTGACGAGTTCCTGACCGGCGAGTGCTTCCAGAAGGCGCTGACTACGGTGGACTCGGTTTTTCTCGGAAGCCCAAATAATCCCGACGGGCAAGCGGTCCCCCGCGAAACGCTTCTGCATGTGTGCCGATCCAATCCCGACACTTTGTTTTTTGTCGATCAGGCTTTTGTTCAATTTCTCGATGAGGAACGCTACTCCCTCCTTCGAAACGACAGCCTTCTCCCCAATCTGATCGTTTTCTCCTCCCTAACCAAATTCTATGCCCTCGCCGGCCTCCGCCTCGGCGCAGTGATCGCCGTCCCCAGTATTATTCAAAAATTGCAGCGCCAACGCCCCCCATGGCTGGTCAATGGGCTTGCCGAACGCTGTGCGCAAATCCTCCTCGAGGATCGCGACTACGAAAGCCGGACTCATCAATGGCTCCGCACCGCCTGCACTTCCTTCGACCGTAAGATCGCTCGGATCCCCAGTGTACATTCCTACCCTTCTCAAACGAATTTCCGTCTCCTTCGCCTAACGTCTCCTGATCGCTACGATTCCGTGCTTCGAGAACTCCTGCAAAGAGGCTTTCACGTGCGTTGCTGCCGAAACTTCGAAGGGCTATCGGAAGGGCACTTTCGAATCTGTCTCGACACTCCCGAGCGTAACCAAAAGTTCCTCCACGCCTTGAAATCGAGCCTTCAAGCTGCCCCTATCCCCTCATGA
- the nagB gene encoding glucosamine-6-phosphate deaminase, whose protein sequence is MNEFTEREQITTNIYEDADRACGFVADAIERLLRERQSQGKSAVLGLATGSTPVRLYRELIRRHREEGLSFANVVTFNLDEYYGLEGTHPESYRRFMQDQLFDHVDLDPEKTHVPDGTVEREDVFASCRRYEEKIEEVGGIDIQILGIGRTGHIGFNEPGSGPESRTRLVTLDTLTRRDAARDFLGEENVPRHAITMGVGTILDARVVYLLAWGDSKAGVISESVEGQPSASIPASFLQLHKDCVFCVDGGAASQLTRVRYPWLVGPVEWSPSLVRKAVTWLAQKVQKPVLKLVDEDYSENGMADLLTERGSSYELNIDLFNQTQHTITGWPGGKPGADDTNRPESASPYPKRVLVLSPEPLDDVSCMGGTLHRLANQGHEVTVAYMTSGNLAVPDTEVRRTIELIIELGEGHEDQAEVSFARCVQRQLEEKGQFGLDTAEIRRLKGLIRRGEVRSSALMLGLTVDHLTFLDLPFYEEGRYRRFNVGEEDVNRMHALLEEVQPHQIFVTGENHDPLSIPALCFGVLRDAMEKSSDSEWRASCNVWLYRGPGGEWEAHEIDMAVPLSPSEFENKIQGIYQHQSQRSQSPSLAKNGAGNTWNVASELNHSTAQVYDQLGLPEYEAIEGFKKWSLNR, encoded by the coding sequence ATGAACGAATTTACCGAAAGAGAGCAGATCACGACGAACATCTATGAGGATGCGGACCGGGCTTGTGGGTTCGTTGCTGACGCCATTGAGCGTTTGCTGCGCGAGCGGCAATCCCAGGGAAAGTCAGCAGTTCTCGGTCTGGCGACCGGGTCGACTCCGGTGCGGTTGTACCGGGAGCTGATTCGACGTCATCGCGAAGAGGGCCTGAGCTTTGCCAATGTGGTTACGTTCAATCTGGACGAGTATTACGGTCTCGAGGGAACTCATCCCGAGAGTTATCGCCGTTTTATGCAGGATCAGCTTTTTGATCATGTGGATCTGGATCCTGAGAAGACCCACGTGCCGGATGGGACTGTGGAGCGGGAGGACGTTTTTGCCTCCTGCAGGCGCTACGAGGAGAAGATTGAAGAGGTTGGGGGCATCGATATCCAGATTCTTGGAATCGGGCGGACCGGGCATATTGGGTTCAATGAGCCAGGCTCAGGACCGGAGTCGAGAACTCGGTTGGTGACTCTGGATACTTTGACCCGTCGGGATGCCGCCCGGGACTTCCTGGGGGAGGAAAATGTTCCGCGGCACGCGATTACCATGGGGGTCGGGACGATTCTCGATGCGCGGGTGGTTTACCTCTTGGCTTGGGGGGATTCCAAGGCTGGCGTGATTTCCGAATCCGTCGAAGGGCAGCCGAGTGCGAGCATTCCGGCCAGTTTTCTTCAGCTGCACAAAGATTGTGTTTTCTGTGTCGACGGCGGCGCTGCAAGTCAATTGACGCGAGTGCGCTACCCTTGGCTGGTCGGTCCGGTCGAGTGGAGTCCTTCTCTCGTGCGTAAGGCCGTCACTTGGCTCGCACAGAAGGTGCAGAAACCTGTCTTGAAGCTGGTCGATGAGGATTATTCGGAGAATGGGATGGCGGACCTGCTTACTGAGAGGGGATCGTCCTACGAGCTGAATATCGATTTGTTCAATCAGACCCAGCACACCATTACGGGGTGGCCGGGAGGTAAGCCCGGGGCCGATGATACCAATCGCCCGGAGAGTGCGAGTCCGTATCCGAAGCGGGTCTTGGTCTTGAGCCCGGAGCCGCTCGATGATGTCAGCTGCATGGGAGGGACGCTTCACCGTCTGGCGAATCAGGGGCACGAGGTCACGGTGGCTTATATGACCTCTGGAAATCTTGCTGTTCCCGATACTGAAGTCCGCCGAACGATTGAGTTGATTATCGAGTTGGGCGAAGGTCATGAAGATCAGGCAGAAGTTTCATTTGCTCGCTGCGTGCAGAGACAGCTCGAAGAGAAGGGGCAATTTGGGTTGGATACCGCGGAAATCCGGCGTTTGAAGGGGTTGATTCGACGGGGTGAAGTTCGCTCCTCGGCTCTCATGCTTGGGCTCACCGTGGACCATCTTACCTTTTTGGACCTCCCGTTTTACGAGGAGGGGCGGTATCGTCGCTTCAATGTCGGGGAGGAAGATGTGAATCGAATGCATGCTTTGCTGGAAGAAGTGCAGCCTCATCAGATTTTCGTCACGGGTGAGAATCATGATCCCCTTTCGATTCCGGCTCTCTGCTTTGGGGTTCTTCGGGATGCTATGGAGAAATCCTCCGATTCCGAATGGCGTGCGAGTTGCAATGTCTGGCTCTATCGTGGGCCGGGAGGAGAGTGGGAGGCTCATGAAATTGATATGGCGGTTCCGCTTTCTCCTTCCGAGTTTGAGAACAAAATTCAGGGCATTTACCAGCATCAGTCTCAGCGGAGTCAGTCTCCTAGTCTTGCAAAAAATGGTGCCGGGAATACCTGGAACGTTGCGAGTGAGCTGAATCACTCCACCGCGCAAGTTTACGATCAGTTGGGCCTTCCGGAATACGAGGCGATCGAGGGATTTAAAAAGTGGAGCCTTAATCGATAG